One Mesorhizobium sp. L-2-11 genomic region harbors:
- the rplC gene encoding 50S ribosomal protein L3 yields the protein MRSGVIAKKVGMTRIYNDAGEHVPVTVLQMENCQVVAQRTQEKNGYTAVQLGVGLAKVKNTSKAMRGHFATASVEPKAKVAEFRVSADNMIDVGAEITVDHFVAGQKVDVTGTTIGKGFQGVIKRHHMGGGRASHGNSVSHRTHGSTGQRQDPGKVFKGKHMAGHMGDTRVTTQNVEVVSTDADRGLILIRGAVPGSKGAWILVRDAAKVALPANAPKPAAIRAIATNGGAKNDAPATVDAPATEGAE from the coding sequence ATGCGTTCAGGTGTGATTGCAAAGAAGGTGGGAATGACCCGCATCTACAACGATGCCGGGGAACATGTTCCCGTCACCGTTCTCCAGATGGAGAACTGCCAGGTCGTGGCGCAGCGCACGCAGGAGAAGAACGGTTATACCGCCGTCCAGCTCGGCGTTGGCCTTGCCAAGGTGAAGAACACGTCGAAGGCGATGCGCGGCCATTTCGCGACCGCTTCCGTCGAGCCGAAGGCCAAGGTTGCCGAGTTCCGCGTCTCCGCCGACAACATGATCGATGTCGGCGCCGAGATCACCGTCGATCATTTCGTCGCCGGCCAGAAGGTCGATGTCACGGGAACCACGATCGGCAAGGGTTTCCAGGGCGTCATCAAGCGGCACCACATGGGCGGTGGCCGCGCGTCCCACGGCAACTCGGTCTCGCACCGTACGCACGGCTCGACCGGCCAGCGCCAGGACCCGGGCAAGGTGTTCAAGGGCAAGCATATGGCCGGCCACATGGGTGACACCCGCGTCACCACGCAGAATGTCGAGGTCGTCTCGACCGATGCCGATCGCGGTCTGATCCTGATCCGCGGCGCGGTTCCCGGTTCGAAGGGCGCCTGGATCCTGGTCCGCGACGCGGCCAAGGTTGCGCTGCCGGCCAATGCGCCGAAGCCCGCTGCAATCCGCGCCATTGCAACCAATGGTGGCGCCAAGAACGATGCCCCGGCCACAGTAGATGCCCCGGCCACAGAGGGAGCGGAATAA
- the rplD gene encoding 50S ribosomal protein L4 — protein MDIKITTLGGKDAGKVKLSEEIFGLDPREDILQRVVRWQLAKKQQGTHKTKGRAEIARTGAKMYKQKGTGRARHHSARAPQFRGGGKAHGPVVRSHEHDLPKKVRALGLKHALSAKAKSASLIIVDELMLTEAKTKALIANFATLGLSNALLIGGAELDKNFKLAATNIPNIDVLPIQGINVYDILRRGTLVLSKAAVEALEERFK, from the coding sequence ATGGACATCAAGATCACAACGCTTGGCGGCAAGGACGCCGGCAAGGTGAAACTCTCCGAGGAGATTTTCGGCCTTGATCCGCGCGAGGACATCCTGCAGCGCGTCGTGCGCTGGCAGCTTGCCAAGAAGCAGCAGGGCACCCACAAGACCAAGGGTCGCGCCGAGATCGCCCGCACCGGCGCCAAGATGTACAAGCAGAAGGGTACCGGCCGCGCCCGTCACCATTCGGCACGCGCTCCGCAGTTCCGCGGCGGCGGCAAGGCCCACGGCCCGGTCGTCCGCAGCCACGAGCACGATTTGCCGAAGAAGGTGCGTGCGCTGGGCCTCAAGCATGCTCTCTCGGCCAAGGCCAAGAGCGCCTCGCTCATCATCGTCGACGAGCTGATGCTGACCGAGGCCAAGACCAAGGCGCTGATCGCGAATTTCGCGACGCTGGGCCTGTCCAACGCCCTGCTGATCGGCGGCGCCGAGCTCGATAAGAACTTCAAGCTGGCGGCGACGAACATCCCGAACATCGACGTGCTGCCCATCCAGGGCATCAACGTCTACGACATTCTGCGCCGCGGCACGCTGGTCCTTTCGAAGGCCGCCGTCGAGGCTCTCGAGGAGCGCTTCAAATGA
- a CDS encoding 50S ribosomal protein L23 yields MTDLRHYDVIVSPAITEKSTMASEQNQVVFNVAKKASKPEIKAAVEALFGVKVVAVNTLVRKGKIKRFRGTIGRQSDVKKAIVTLVDGQSIDVATGL; encoded by the coding sequence ATGACCGACCTTCGTCACTACGACGTGATCGTCTCGCCGGCGATCACCGAAAAGTCGACCATGGCTTCCGAGCAGAACCAGGTCGTCTTCAACGTCGCCAAGAAGGCGTCGAAGCCGGAAATCAAGGCTGCCGTCGAAGCGCTGTTCGGCGTCAAGGTTGTGGCCGTGAACACGCTTGTCCGCAAGGGCAAGATCAAGCGCTTCCGCGGCACGATCGGCCGCCAGAGCGACGTCAAGAAGGCGATCGTGACGCTGGTCGACGGCCAGTCGATCGACGTCGCGACGGGTCTCTGA
- the rplB gene encoding 50S ribosomal protein L2, whose amino-acid sequence MALKKFNPITPSTRQLVIVDRSGLYKGKPVKGLTEGLTKSGGRNNYGRITARFIGGGHKRTYRIIDFKRRKFDIVGTVERIEYDPNRSAFIALIKYDDGELSYIIAPQRLAAGDKIVAGEAVDVKPGNAMPLASMPVGTIVHNIELKPGKGAQVARSAGGYAQLVGRDQGMAILRLNSGEQRVVHGSCMATVGAVSNPDHGNINDGKAGRTVWRGKRPHNRGVTMNPVDHPHGGGEGRTSGGRHPVSPWGKPTKGKKTRSNKATDKFILRSRHQRKS is encoded by the coding sequence ATGGCACTGAAAAAATTCAACCCGATAACGCCGAGCACCCGCCAGCTGGTCATCGTCGACCGCTCGGGGCTCTACAAGGGCAAGCCCGTCAAGGGCCTGACCGAAGGCCTGACCAAGTCGGGCGGCCGCAACAATTACGGCCGCATCACGGCGCGCTTCATCGGCGGCGGCCACAAGCGTACGTACCGCATCATCGACTTCAAGCGCCGCAAGTTCGACATTGTCGGCACGGTCGAGCGTATCGAATACGATCCGAACCGCAGCGCCTTCATCGCGCTGATCAAGTATGACGATGGCGAGCTGTCCTACATCATCGCTCCGCAGCGCCTTGCTGCCGGCGACAAGATCGTGGCCGGCGAAGCGGTCGACGTGAAGCCGGGCAATGCGATGCCGCTGGCCTCGATGCCGGTCGGCACGATCGTCCACAACATCGAGCTGAAGCCGGGCAAGGGCGCCCAGGTTGCCCGTTCGGCTGGCGGCTATGCCCAACTCGTCGGCCGCGACCAGGGCATGGCGATCCTGCGCCTGAATTCGGGCGAGCAGCGTGTCGTCCACGGCTCGTGCATGGCCACTGTCGGCGCCGTGTCCAACCCGGACCACGGCAACATCAATGACGGCAAGGCAGGCCGGACGGTGTGGCGGGGAAAACGTCCGCACAACCGCGGCGTGACCATGAACCCGGTCGACCATCCGCATGGCGGCGGCGAAGGCCGCACCTCGGGTGGCCGCCATCCGGTTTCGCCTTGGGGCAAGCCGACCAAGGGCAAGAAGACGCGGTCCAATAAGGCGACCGACAAGTTCATCCTGCGCTCGCGCCATCAGCGCAAGAGCTAA
- the rpsS gene encoding 30S ribosomal protein S19 yields MTRSIWKGPFIDGYLLKKVDKVREGGRNEVIKMWSRRSTILPQFVGFTFGVYNGQKHVPVSVNEDMVGHKFGEFAPTRTYYGHGADKKAKRK; encoded by the coding sequence GTGACTCGTTCGATTTGGAAAGGCCCCTTCATTGACGGCTACCTTCTCAAGAAGGTGGACAAGGTTCGTGAAGGTGGTCGCAATGAGGTGATCAAGATGTGGAGCCGTCGCTCCACCATCCTGCCGCAGTTCGTCGGCTTCACCTTCGGTGTCTACAACGGCCAGAAGCACGTTCCCGTTTCGGTGAACGAGGACATGGTCGGCCACAAGTTCGGTGAATTCGCTCCGACCCGGACCTATTACGGTCACGGCGCGGATAAGAAGGCGAAGAGGAAATAA
- the rplV gene encoding 50S ribosomal protein L22 has translation MGKAKAPRRLADNEARAVLRTIRISPQKLNLVAALIRGKKVATALSDLEFSAKRISGTVKKTLESAIANAENNHDLDVDALIVAEAYVGKSIVMKRFHARGRGRASRIEKPFSHLTIVVREVEEKVEAA, from the coding sequence ATGGGCAAGGCCAAAGCTCCGCGCAGGCTTGCTGACAACGAAGCGCGCGCCGTGTTGCGCACGATCCGTATCAGCCCGCAGAAGCTGAACCTGGTTGCCGCGCTGATCCGCGGCAAGAAGGTCGCGACAGCGCTTTCCGATCTCGAATTCTCGGCCAAGCGGATTTCCGGCACGGTCAAGAAGACGCTGGAATCGGCGATCGCCAACGCGGAAAACAACCACGACCTCGACGTCGATGCGCTGATCGTGGCGGAAGCCTATGTCGGCAAGTCGATCGTCATGAAGCGGTTCCATGCCCGTGGCCGTGGCCGCGCCAGCCGTATCGAGAAGCCGTTCTCGCACCTCACGATCGTCGTTCGTGAAGTCGAAGAAAAAGTGGAGGCCGCATAA
- the rpsC gene encoding 30S ribosomal protein S3 encodes MGQKINPIGLRLGINRTWDSRWFANTGEYGKLLHEDIKIRKYLEKELKQAAISKVVIERPHKKCRVTIHAARPGLIIGKKGADIEKLRRKLMEMTKSETHLNIVEVRKPEIDATLVAQSIAQQLERRIAFRRAMKRAVQSAMRLGAEGIRINCAGRLGGAEIARMEWYREGRVPLHTLRADVDYGTAEAHTAYGICGVKVWVFKGEILEHDPMASERRATEGDHAHGGGGERERGRRRENA; translated from the coding sequence ATGGGCCAGAAAATCAATCCGATCGGTCTGCGTCTCGGCATCAACCGGACCTGGGATTCGCGCTGGTTCGCCAACACCGGCGAGTACGGCAAGCTGCTGCACGAGGACATCAAGATCCGCAAGTATCTTGAGAAGGAACTCAAGCAGGCTGCGATTTCGAAGGTCGTGATCGAGCGTCCGCACAAGAAGTGCCGCGTCACCATCCATGCGGCGCGTCCGGGCCTGATCATCGGCAAGAAGGGCGCCGACATCGAGAAGCTTCGCAGGAAGCTGATGGAGATGACGAAGTCCGAGACGCATTTGAACATCGTCGAAGTGCGCAAGCCCGAGATTGACGCGACGCTGGTCGCCCAGTCGATCGCCCAGCAGCTCGAGCGCCGTATCGCATTCCGCCGCGCCATGAAGCGCGCCGTGCAGTCGGCGATGCGCCTCGGTGCCGAAGGCATCCGTATCAACTGCGCCGGGCGTCTCGGCGGCGCCGAGATCGCGCGCATGGAATGGTATCGCGAAGGTCGCGTGCCGCTGCATACGCTGCGCGCCGACGTCGACTACGGCACGGCCGAAGCACACACCGCCTACGGCATCTGCGGTGTCAAGGTCTGGGTGTTCAAGGGCGAAATCCTCGAGCACGACCCGATGGCTTCGGAGCGCCGGGCCACCGAGGGCGATCATGCGCATGGCGGTGGTGGTGAGCGCGAACGCGGTCGCCGTCGCGAAAACGCCTGA
- the rplP gene encoding 50S ribosomal protein L16, with the protein MLQPKRTKFRKQFKGRIHGAAKGGTNLDFGGFGLKALEPNRVTAREIEAARRAITREMKRAGRVWIRIFPDVPVTSKPTEVRMGKGKGAVDYWAARVKPGRIMFEIDGVNEETAREALRLGAAKLSVRTRFVQRIAE; encoded by the coding sequence ATGCTGCAGCCAAAGCGCACAAAGTTCCGCAAGCAGTTCAAGGGTCGTATCCATGGTGCCGCCAAGGGTGGCACCAATCTGGATTTCGGCGGTTTCGGGCTGAAGGCGCTTGAGCCAAACCGCGTCACCGCGCGTGAGATCGAGGCGGCTCGCCGCGCGATCACCCGCGAGATGAAGCGCGCCGGCCGCGTCTGGATCCGTATCTTCCCGGACGTGCCGGTGACGTCGAAGCCGACCGAAGTCCGCATGGGCAAGGGCAAGGGCGCGGTCGATTACTGGGCGGCGCGCGTCAAGCCCGGCCGCATCATGTTCGAGATCGACGGCGTCAACGAGGAAACCGCCCGTGAGGCGCTGCGTCTCGGCGCGGCCAAGCTCTCGGTCAGGACGCGCTTCGTACAGCGCATCGCAGAATAA
- the rpmC gene encoding 50S ribosomal protein L29, with translation MKAEDIRTKTQDQLTDELASLKKEQFNLRFQKATGQLEKTARVKQVRKDIARIKTIAAEKSAAKKA, from the coding sequence ATGAAAGCCGAAGACATCCGGACCAAGACCCAGGACCAGCTGACCGACGAATTGGCCAGCCTGAAGAAGGAGCAGTTCAACCTGCGCTTCCAGAAGGCCACCGGCCAGCTCGAGAAGACCGCGCGCGTGAAGCAGGTCCGCAAGGACATTGCGCGTATCAAGACCATCGCTGCGGAAAAATCCGCGGCTAAGAAGGCTTAA
- the rpsQ gene encoding 30S ribosomal protein S17, with the protein MPKRILQGTVVSDKNEKTVVVKVERRFTHPVMKKTVRMTKKYKAHDENNAHKVGDQVFIQESKPISKDKRWTVVSSDQA; encoded by the coding sequence ATGCCAAAGCGCATTCTGCAGGGCACCGTCGTCAGCGACAAGAACGAGAAGACGGTTGTCGTCAAGGTCGAACGGCGCTTCACGCATCCCGTGATGAAGAAGACCGTGCGCATGACCAAGAAGTACAAGGCGCACGACGAGAACAACGCCCACAAGGTCGGCGATCAGGTGTTCATCCAGGAATCGAAGCCGATTTCCAAGGACAAACGCTGGACCGTCGTGTCTTCGGACCAGGCGTAA
- the rplN gene encoding 50S ribosomal protein L14, protein MIQMQTNLDVADNSGARRVMCIKVLGGSKRKYASVGDIIVVSIKEAIPRGRVKKGDVMKAVVVRTAKDIRRPDGSVIRFDKNAAVLVDNKKEPIGTRIFGPVPRELRAKNHMKIISLAPEVL, encoded by the coding sequence ATGATTCAGATGCAAACAAACCTCGACGTCGCGGATAATTCCGGCGCCCGTCGTGTCATGTGCATCAAGGTGCTGGGCGGCTCGAAGCGGAAATACGCTTCCGTGGGCGACATCATCGTGGTGTCGATCAAGGAAGCCATCCCGCGCGGCCGCGTCAAGAAGGGCGATGTGATGAAGGCGGTCGTGGTTCGCACGGCCAAGGACATCCGCCGCCCGGACGGCAGCGTGATCCGTTTCGACAAGAACGCGGCCGTTCTCGTCGACAACAAGAAAGAGCCGATCGGCACGCGTATCTTCGGACCGGTTCCGCGCGAACTCCGCGCCAAGAACCACATGAAGATCATCTCGCTCGCGCCTGAAGTGCTGTAA